A stretch of Episyrphus balteatus chromosome 2, idEpiBalt1.1, whole genome shotgun sequence DNA encodes these proteins:
- the LOC129910979 gene encoding G-protein coupled receptor moody, producing MNVTSQTQTDFESSSQLWTTSTTEVILRVSPRDAFVGDEINRFSRSLLTFAAVTTIIIMLVGIFGNLLTILALLKCPKVRNVAAAFIISLCFADCLFCAVVLPFSAFRFIQGTWTHGDFLCRLIPFIQYGNIGVSLLCIAMITINRYIMIAHHSAYAKIYKRHWIGVMIAFCWLFAYGMQLPTLFGIWGRFGYDSRLGTCSIMSDENGNSSKTALFMIAFVIPCIIIIGCYTKIFWVVHMSEVRLRQHANKQNSIPNNLREMPSTVGSNGTSNRMSSPVSSSSFSTTSAAEITKTGISQKIIRVKDQRDVKAKRNEWRITKMVLAIFLSFIVCYLPITVVKIADKDVYSPGLHILGYIMLYLSSCINPIIYVIMNKQYRKAYKTVLMCQPSRLLPFTNVGSSAGEKWKDIRCSYNHSRTIVSQVSVIDQQTSSNSYSSNQSPVVLELSLQTLPPPSNSTNKPPTAINSKTMTTNTSSDPISPITKTPMEHNFPNLSNSTPNNNQHQVINQNSTVALSRPPVEIPQQMQPQVVQQQQLFTKPQDTTRFPDSRITFSEGDIIVEEEEVEVEKLDQTCPNPFLSNSLESSEMSNQMHPNLSEIEKHPQYINGYKRNINDIPDNNTKVISKTNILRNC from the exons ATGAATGTCACCTCTCAAACACAAACTGATTTTGAGTCCTCATCACAATTATGGACTACTTCTACAACGGAGGTTATATTGCGGGTATCACCTAGAGATGCTTTTGTTGGAGATGAAATTAATAG ATTTTCCCGCTCACTACTTACTTTTGCTGCTGTTACGACTATTATTATAATGCTTGTTGGCATTTTTGGTAATCTTCTAACAATCCTGGCACTTCTTAAATGTCCAAAAGTGAGAAATGTGGCAGCTGCTTTCATTATAAG TCTTTGTTTTGCTGACTGCTTATTTTGCGCAGTTGTCTTACCATTTAGCGCTTTTCGTTTCATTCAAGGAACATGGACACATGGCGATTTCCTCTGCAGACTGATACCTTTCATTCAATATGGTAACATTGGCGTTTCTCTTTTATGCATCGCCATGATAACCATTAATAG ATATATTATGATAGCTCACCATAGTGCATATGCGAAAATCTACAAGCGTCACTGGATTGGTGTAATGATTGCATTTTGTTGGCTTTTCGCTTATGGCATGCAGCTTCCAACATTGTTTGGTATTTGGGGAAGATTCGGGTACGATTCTAGACTTGGAACTTGTTCCATTATGAGCGATGAAAATGGAAACAGCAGCAAGACGGCTCTGTTCATGATCGCATTTGTAATTCCATGTATCATAATTATCGGGTGTTATACCAAAATATTTTGGGTAGTTCACATGTCAGAGGTCCGTTTGCGTCAACacgcaaataaacaaaattccatTCCAAATAATCTCAGAGAAATGCCATCGACTGTGGGCTCCAATGGAACGTCCAACAGAATGTCCTCGCCAGTGTCATCAAGCTCTTTTAGCACCACCAGTGCAGCTGAAATCACAAAGACCGGAATCTCACAGAAAATTATTCGAGTTAAGGATCAACGTGACGTCAAAGCAAAGCGTAATGAGTGGCGCATAACTAAAATGGTATTAGCCATATTTCTGTCATTTATTGTTTGTTACCTGCCAATAACGGTTGTCAAGATTGCCGATAAGGATGTCTACTCACCGGGACTTCACATTCTAGGCTATATCATGTTGTACCTTTCATCTTGTATTAATCCAATAATTTACGTTATCATGAATAAGCAATATCGAAAAGCGTATAAAACTGTTCTAATGTGTCAACCCTCGCGACTCCTTCCATTTACAAATGTTGGCAGTAGTGCTGGAG AGAAATGGAAAGACATAAGGTGCAGCTACAATCACAGCCGTACAATTGTGTCACAAGTATCCGTGATAGATCAACAAACAAGCAGCAACAGCTACAGCAGCAATCAGTCGCCAGTTGTGCTCGAGCTATCGCTTCAAACGTTGCCGCCTCCATCGAACTCAACCAACAAGCCACCAACAGCCATCAACAGCAAGACGATGACTACAAACACAAGTTCCGACCCTATTTCGCCAATTACCAAGACACCAATGGAACACAATTTTCCAAATCTCTCGAATTCAACACCAAACAACAACCAACATCAAGTGATCAATCAGAACAGCACTGTTGCATTGAGCCGTCCTCCTGTCGAAATTCCACAACAGATGCAGCCACAAGTAGTCCAACAACAGCAACTATTTACCAAACCCCAAGATACCACTCGTTTTCCAGATTCTCGAATCACTTTCTCAGAGGGGGATATAATAGTGGAAGAGGAAGAAGTGGAAGTGGAAAAATTGGACCAGACTTGTCCAAACCCCTTCCTCTCGAACTCGTTGGAATCATCCGAGATGAGCAATCAAATGCATCCGAACCTTTCGGAGATCGAGAAACATCCACAATACATAAACGGCTACAAGCGAAATATCAACGACATTCCAGATAATAATACCAAAgtcatttcaaaaacaaatatctTAAGAAATTGTTAA